The proteins below come from a single Papaver somniferum cultivar HN1 chromosome 11, ASM357369v1, whole genome shotgun sequence genomic window:
- the LOC113322922 gene encoding mitochondrial inner membrane protease subunit 1-like isoform X1 has translation MNGLRNLLKYKSIVKEAFDKTFLAGKLFCVLHVTNTYICSPLLGHGPSMLPTLKLTGDWILSEKISIRLGKVQNGDIVTARSPENPKKIVVKRIMGMEGDTVTYIVDPKNSEKCRTITVPKGHVWIQGDNIYSSNDSRHFGSIPYGLVQGKVFFRIWPVDGFGSLGQEV, from the exons ATGAATGGATTAAGAAATCTGTTGAAATACAAGAGCATTGTGAAAGAAGCATTTGATAAGACATTTCTAGCTGGAAAATTGTTTTGCGTTCTTCATGTTACTAACACCTACATCTGCAGTCCTCTTCTT GGGCATGGTCCTAGTATGCTTCCAACTCTGAAGCTAACAGGTGATTGGATTTTGTCAGAAAAGATATCGATTCGTTTAGGGAAGGTGCAAAATGGAGATATAGTGACTGCACGCTCACCTGAAAATCCAAAAAAGATTGTTGTTAAACGAATTATGGGTATGGAAGGAGATACTGTAACTTACATTGTCGACCCCAAGAATTCGGAGAAATGTCGAACTATTACG GTGCCGAAAGGACATGTTTGGATCCAGGGAGATAACATATATTCCTCAAATGATTCGCGCCATTTTGGTTCTATTCCGTATGGTCTTGTTCAAGGCAAGGTGTTTTTCAGG ATTTGGccagtcgatggttttggatcaCTAGGACAAGAAGTCTAG
- the LOC113322922 gene encoding mitochondrial inner membrane protease subunit 1-like isoform X2, with protein MLPTLKLTGDWILSEKISIRLGKVQNGDIVTARSPENPKKIVVKRIMGMEGDTVTYIVDPKNSEKCRTITVPKGHVWIQGDNIYSSNDSRHFGSIPYGLVQGKVFFRIWPVDGFGSLGQEV; from the exons ATGCTTCCAACTCTGAAGCTAACAGGTGATTGGATTTTGTCAGAAAAGATATCGATTCGTTTAGGGAAGGTGCAAAATGGAGATATAGTGACTGCACGCTCACCTGAAAATCCAAAAAAGATTGTTGTTAAACGAATTATGGGTATGGAAGGAGATACTGTAACTTACATTGTCGACCCCAAGAATTCGGAGAAATGTCGAACTATTACG GTGCCGAAAGGACATGTTTGGATCCAGGGAGATAACATATATTCCTCAAATGATTCGCGCCATTTTGGTTCTATTCCGTATGGTCTTGTTCAAGGCAAGGTGTTTTTCAGG ATTTGGccagtcgatggttttggatcaCTAGGACAAGAAGTCTAG
- the LOC113322921 gene encoding uncharacterized protein LOC113322921, which produces MAIIASSSSLKLSNPFPSSLKFSPPNSSSRSLLLSLTRKATESENNESSSSETTETPAESTDTTSTSTEDQDSFENKLAQVRLRYKSGTGKKAELRKGKKSKGTNGGSGGGGNVFLPPVPLKEPVSGGVKVEMGFSRYTERLNGRLAGLGLAALLLVELATGKSVLNYHSPSIVFIQIYFVAAVSAMYVKFEKEKVSIWPR; this is translated from the coding sequence atggCAATCatagcatcatcttcatctttgAAACTCTCAAACCCATTCCCATCTTCACTAAAATTCTCACCACCAAATTCTTCTTCAAGATCTCTACTACTTTCCTTAACAAGAAAAGCTACAGAATCTGAAAACAATGAGTCCTCCTCATCAGAAACCACTGAAACCCCAGCAGAATCCACAGACACCACATCAACCTCAACAGAAGACCAAGACAGTTTTGAGAACAAACTAGCACAAGTAAGACTAAGATACAAAAGTGGAACTGGAAAGAAAGCTGagctaagaaaaggaaagaagtcAAAGGGAACAaatggtggcagtggtggtggtggtaatgtctTTTTGCCACCAGTACCATTAAAAGAACCAGTGTCTGGTGGGGTGAAAGTGGAGATGGGGTTTAGTAGATATACAGAGAGGCTGAATGGAAGGTTGGCTGGTTTAGGATTAGCTGCATTGTTGTTGGTGGAATTGGCTACTGGTAAGAGCGTGTTGAATTATCATAGTCCATCTATTGTTTTCATTCAGATTTATTTTGTTGCTGCTGTTTCTGCAATGTATGTCAAATTTGAAAAGGAGAAGGTTAGTATTTGGCCTAGGTGA